The genome window GGAGCGAATTAATATCTTCCTTCAAAGAATCATATAACCCCTTTCTAATGCATTCCATCTACTAATAAAGGTCGATATATAATAGACTATTCCACAAAACTATAGCGCTTATATCCATACTCACTCGTCGTTTTTTACCTTTagtcattttcttttctttatgttGTAGATCTATATATAACTGAAAAACAGAACACACAAATGAACCCATTAGTCTTGTCCTCAAAGACACCAATAGATTTCGCAATCAAAATATGTTTTacatcataatatattttttaatattcttcTTGTTGAAcataataacatataatttataataaacacTAAAATCGAGACACGAGTACTTTATCACACTAACCCAAACTCGTTTAATCTCCTAAACTTCTATGATAAAGGAACGGCTCGAACGTTTTTCAGGAGCTTCCTGAAGAAATTCTCGTACCTGTTGGAGTTTAATTCTATATTGATATGTTtagttatttgttttgttttagttGGTTGTTTGAATAAGTCAGATGTAGTGGAGTCATACCAGGAGAGTGGAGTCATACCACGTCATGCTCCTGGTTTGTCGCAGCAGTAGctgtttatttttttcaatatatgtATGCATCGAGTCTGTATTAAATAGCAGTGAAAGTTAATAtaatgtttgtgtgtgttttctcTGCAAACacttgtgtgtatttatattgttaaacaacaTTTGGTATTAGAGAGCCTGGTTGTTTATGCCAAAATATATGTCAAGGTTGATGACTATGGAGGCATCAAAAGTCAAGGAGGGAACAGTGAGTATAAACTATCCAATGTTGTCAAAATCCAACTACACGGTGTGGTCAATGAAGATGCAGGTCTTCATGGAAGCTCAGGGAGTTGGGGAGGCTGTGGAGCCTAGTGACCCGGAGGTGAACGTTGAAAAACGGATGGATAAAATGGCGCTGGCAGCAATCTATCAAGGCATTCCAGAGGAATTTATGTTAACTCTGGTCGGTAAGAAAACGGCTAAGGTGGCGTGGGAGGCAATCAAGACAATGTGTATGGGGGTGGAACGAGTACAGGAGGCTAGGGTGCAGACATTAAAGGGAGAATTCGAGTCTCTCATGATGAAAGACTCAGAGAAGATAGAAGATTTCTGCTTGAAACTGAGTGGCATTATGACTAACATTCGAGTTCTTGGAAAGTCTATGGAAGAATCCAGTGTTGTAAGGAAGATTCTACGTGTTGTGCCTGATAAGTTCCTCCAAATAGCTTCAAACATTGAACGATTTGGAGATGTTAAAGCCATGTCAGTTGAGGAACTGGTGGGACGTCTCAAGGCCCATGAAGAAAGAATGAAAGGTAGGAGTGAGCAACCTGAGCAACAACAACTTCTCTTAGCTAAGAAATGGAAGGGCAGACTGGACAAGAGCAAGATAAAATGTTTCAATTGCAACATTTATGATCACTTCGCCTCAGAGTGTGACAAACTTCGACGAAAGAAAAAACACTGTCAAGAAGCAATTCTAGCACAGCTTCATGACGACGAACCGGCATTGCTGTAGAGGCCATATGGGCCAATAAAGACAAGCCATACGGGCTTGTGAATAATAGTCATAAGGATTGTGAAATGGATGCCATATGGGCAGGAAATAAATTGCCAGAAGGGCAAACAAGGAAGCCAAAAGGAGCTGTGATCAGTGGTGCCATATGGGCACAGAAAGGCCACACGGGCTGGATCAATGTATTTGCCATACGG of Daucus carota subsp. sativus chromosome 3, DH1 v3.0, whole genome shotgun sequence contains these proteins:
- the LOC108212576 gene encoding uncharacterized protein LOC108212576 — translated: MEASKVKEGTVSINYPMLSKSNYTVWSMKMQVFMEAQGVGEAVEPSDPEVNVEKRMDKMALAAIYQGIPEEFMLTLVGKKTAKVAWEAIKTMCMGVERVQEARVQTLKGEFESLMMKDSEKIEDFCLKLSGIMTNIRVLGKSMEESSVVRKILRVVPDKFLQIASNIERFGDVKAMSVEELVGRLKAHEERMKGRSEQPEQQQLLLAKKWKGRLDKSKIKCFNCNIYDHFASECDKLRRKKKHCQEAILAQLHDDEPALL